Part of the Natrialbaceae archaeon AArc-T1-2 genome, GCGTGCCGTCTTCCTCGGCCGCCCGGACCATCGCCATGGCGGGGCGATCTTTGGCCGATCCACCGGGATTGAACGACTCGACCTTGGCGGCGACGGTCGTCCCCTCGGGTGAGTCGACCTGGACCAGCGGCGAGCCGATGGTGTCCAGGATACTCGCTTTCATCGCCTCCCGGTACGCATCGGAGACGTAAACCCGTACTGGACCTCGGCAGGCCGTGCCGGTGGAGTTATATTTCGCTGGCGCCTCACACTGTCCAGATGTACCAGGCTGGACACGTCGGCGCGGCACTGCTCGCGTACACGCCGCTTGGCGTGGCCACCGCGCTTGCGGGCCACGAATCGGTGGCAATCGGCGGCGCGCTCGTCTCGATCGCGCTCGCGACGCTACCCGACGTCGATCACCAGCTGCCGTCTATCGAACATCGAGGACCGACTCACACCGTGTTGTTCGCCGTACTGGTCGGAATCGTCGTTTCCGTCGCGGCGACCGTCGCCGTCGGTCCGTCCTCGACCGTCGGCGGCGTTTCGATCGGCGCGTTCGCTTTCGTCGTCGGGACGCTCGCGATCGTCTCACACCTGCTGGCCGACGCGATCACACCGATGGGGATTCGACCGTTCTGGCCCGTGTCGGACCGACACTACACGCTCGATCTCACGCGGGCGGCGAACCCGGTCGCAAACTACGCGCTCCTTACAGTCGGCGTCGTCGCCGTCTCTCTCGGTGCTGGCGTCGTCTCCGCACTCGGCTGACTAGCGGCCGGTATCGTACTTGTACGTCGCCGAATCGGGGTCAATACCGAAGTCTTCGGCCGTCTCGCCGTCGTCTTCGTCGTCCTGGCGTGCCGTTGCACGTTTGAACGCCTCGCGGAGTCGTTCCGGCATCCGGAACCGGCCGACCTCGATCCGTAACGGGACCGCGTTCGGATCCGTCTCCTCGCGTTTCTCCTCGAGGCGATCGGCGAGCGGTGCCGGAAGCCTCCCTTCCTCGATGGGACGGAAACCAAACTGCATAAGATACTCTACCTCGCCAGTCAGCGCGTACACGGCCTCGAAGCCGTCGTCGCCGGCGTACTCGAGTAAGCGTTCGATCACGTGGGCACCGACGCCCTGGCCGCGCCACTCCTCGAGGACGCCGATACTCGTGAGTTCACAGACGTCCACCTCGCCTTTGTGGACCCGGATGCGACCGAAGCCTGCCTTCGTGCCGGAGTTCTCGTCGATCGCGACGACGTAATCGCGCGAGCGGAACGCCGTGTCGTCGAGCTCCATCGACTCGATCTGCTCGAGCAGCCAGACCTCCTCTCTGTTTTTCGCGTCCCGCACGTACATGATTCGAGATACGGCATCCGTAACCTAAATCGTTTGTGGAGGGTCGAACAGCGACTCGAGCGATGGCGAGTCGATGTGACTGGTGACAACTTTCTTCGCGTATGGTGTGAAACAGTGACAATGAGCCATGGAGAACGATTCGGTCGACGAAATCGTCCACGAACCGGCCCAGGAGTTCGTCGAATCGACGAACGTCTACGCGTTCATGCAGGAGTACGGCATCGACGACTACGACGAACTCATCGAGCGCACCACAACGGAGGTCGACGGCGTCGACGAAAGCGGCGTCGGCTGGTTCTGGGACGAGCTAGTCGACTACCTCGGGATCGAGTTCGACGAGGAGTACGACGAGGTCAGAGACGACAGCGAGAGCGAGACACGAAGCGTCTCAGCGGGTGCGAGCGATGAACCCGCGAGCCGCGGGGGGCCACAGTTCACCGACTGGTATCCCGGTGGGAAGATAAACATCGCCCACAACGTCCTGGATCGCCACGCCGACCTCGAGGCGGAGACCCGAAACAGGGTCGCCTGCATCTGGGAGGGCGAAGACGGCGAGGTTCGGGAGGTAACCTACCACGACCTGCATCGCCAGTCGAACAAGGTAGCAAACGCCTTAGAAGAGCGGGGCGTCGAGACGGGCGATACGGTTGCACTCTACATGCCGATGGTGCCCGAGGTCGTCTCGATCCTCTATGGCTGTTTCAAAGTCGGTGCGATCGTGGTGCCGATCTTCTCGGGTTTCGGCGTCGAGGCCGCCGCGACGCGGATCGAAGACAGTGAGCCCGCCGTCTTGTTCACCGGCGACGGCTTCTACCGCCGGGGAGACCACGTCCTGTTGAAGGAGTCGGCAGACGAGGCTATCGACGAGGCGGGCCACGTCGAACACACGATCGTCGTCGATCGCCTCGGTGCCAGCGACGACGACGTCGACCTCGAGATTCCCTGGACCGACCGCGACGAGTGGTGGGCCGAGGCCGTCGAGCGCCAGGACGACGCCTACGAAACGGCGTCCCTGCCCTCGGACCAGGAGTCGATGTTGCTGTACTCCTCGGGGACGACCGGCAAGCCGAAGGGGATCGTCCACACCCACGCCGGCGCGTTGATGCAGTGTGCCAAGGAGGTGTACTTCGGCTTCGATCTGAAACCCTCGGACCGCTTTTTCTGGGTGTCGGACATCGGCTGGATGATGGGGCCGTGGACGCTCATCGGCACCCACACCTTCGGCGGGACGACGTTCATGTACGAGGGCGCACCCGACCATCCCGAACCCGACCGATTCTGGGAGATGATCGACCGCCACGCGATCACCCAGTTCGGTATCTCGCCGACCGCCATTCGGGCGCTTCGCAAACACGGCACGCGTCAGACGTCGTCTGACGAGCCATCCGGCTCCGGAGAAGCCGGAGACGACGAGTGGGTCGAGGGCCACGACCTCTCCTCGCTACGCCTGCTCGGCTCGACCGGCGAACCCTGGGATCCCGAGTCCTGGCAGTGGTTCTACGAGAACGTCGGCAACGAGGAGACACCGATCATCAACATCTCTGGCGGCACCGAGATCTGTGGCTGTTTCCTCATGCCGATGCCGATCCAGCCGCTGAAACCCTGCACCCTCGGCGGCCCCGGACTCGGGATGGACGTCGACATCGTCGACTCCTCGGGCGAGTCCATCGCCGACACGAACGAACGGGGCTTTCTCGTCGCGCGTGACTCCTGTCCGTCGATGACCAAGTCGCTCTGGAGTGGCGACGAACGCTACCTGGAAGAGTACTGGTCCTCCTGGGAGGACCTCTGGGACCACGGCGACTGGGCACAGAAAGACGAGGACGGATTCTGGTTCCTCCACGGCCGGGCCGACGACGCCCTCAACGTGGCAGGTCGGAAGGTCGGCCCCGCCGAGATCGAAGGCGTGCTCATCGACCACGACGCGGTCAACCAGGCCGCCGCCGTCGGCGTTCCCGACGAGACGACGGGCACTGCCGTCGTCGCCTACGTCATCTTAGAGGAGGGCGAAGAACCCTCCAAGGAGCTCCGCGAGGAACTGCGCGCCCAGGTCGGCGAGGAACACGGCAAGCCGTTTCGCCCCCGCGAGCTCCTCTTCGTCGACGAGTTCCCGAAAACGCAATCCGGCAAAGTCATTCGCCGGGCGATCGAAGCCGCCTACACCGGCGAAGACCTGGGAGATCTCTCGAGTCTCGAGAACCCCGACGCCCTGGCGGCACTCGAGGAGGCGAGTTGAGTTCGCGTCGGCTGTGGATTCTCGCGGTCGCGTCGACGAACCGCACGGCGGCGTCGGCGGGAACGCAACGGATTCGCGAGGCATCGTAGACGGGACGGTCGTTGTTCTCTAGGCGTTCTCCGATGGGCGCAAGTGATTTAGCGGGTGCGCCTGTATGGTCGGTCGATGAGCCCGCGTCGTCCCCTCACAGACGAGGACGATGGTCTGTCGCCCGTCGTCGGCGTCGTGTTACTCGTCGGAATCGTGGTCTCGGCGATGTCACTGATCCTGTTCGCGGTCTCGGGGTACGGCGTGTTCGAGTCCGAACCGAGCGCCGATCTGGTGTACTACGAGGATAGTACCGGTGGTGGTCTCGAGGTGACGATCGCCGTCTCCGAGGCGGATCGCCTCTCCGAAGGGAACACACGTGTCCAGGTCGACGGCGAGCGCTGTGACGATGTCTGGGACGGAAGTGGGGAGGTCGAGCCCGGAGACGTCGTAACGTTCGACTGTGGCGGCGGTATCGACGAGGGTGATACGGTGCAGATCGTCTGGTCTGACGGGCCCGGATCCCACGAGACGCTGATCGACACCTACGACGTACGCGACGACTGATACGGTCTGTTGTGATTCGGTACCGGTGATCGCTCGAACGGGGCAGCGGTCACCGGTAACACGTTACAACGATCCGTATGACCGCTCGAGGCCGGAAACTGGGCGTCCCTCTCGACAGGGCCGCTCCAGCAGCGCACCATGTCTCTCGCGAAACGTCGTCGGGACTGGTATCTCTGCGTTCGAGGACGTCGCGGTTGCCGACGCATAACTCCCGAGACGAATATATGCCGGCCGGGCGTATCCGGCCCCGTGAAACACGTCACGGACAGGGTGAGCAATCCCTTCGGGATGGCTCCGCCGTGTGAGCACAGTCCGGACGCCGGACGCCCCGTTTTCGGCTACGGCGACGCCAACGCCGACTTCCACCTGATCGGCGACCACCCGGGCGTCCACGGCGGCGAAACGACCGGCGTCCCGTTCACCGGGACCGACTCCGGCGACGCCGTCTACGAGCTGACCGTCGACCTCGGATTCGCGAGCGGGCCACGGAATCGTCCCGTCGTGGCGAA contains:
- a CDS encoding GNAT family N-acetyltransferase → MYVRDAKNREEVWLLEQIESMELDDTAFRSRDYVVAIDENSGTKAGFGRIRVHKGEVDVCELTSIGVLEEWRGQGVGAHVIERLLEYAGDDGFEAVYALTGEVEYLMQFGFRPIEEGRLPAPLADRLEEKREETDPNAVPLRIEVGRFRMPERLREAFKRATARQDDEDDGETAEDFGIDPDSATYKYDTGR
- a CDS encoding metal-dependent hydrolase; protein product: MYQAGHVGAALLAYTPLGVATALAGHESVAIGGALVSIALATLPDVDHQLPSIEHRGPTHTVLFAVLVGIVVSVAATVAVGPSSTVGGVSIGAFAFVVGTLAIVSHLLADAITPMGIRPFWPVSDRHYTLDLTRAANPVANYALLTVGVVAVSLGAGVVSALG
- a CDS encoding type IV pilin → MSPRRPLTDEDDGLSPVVGVVLLVGIVVSAMSLILFAVSGYGVFESEPSADLVYYEDSTGGGLEVTIAVSEADRLSEGNTRVQVDGERCDDVWDGSGEVEPGDVVTFDCGGGIDEGDTVQIVWSDGPGSHETLIDTYDVRDD
- a CDS encoding AMP-binding protein — translated: MENDSVDEIVHEPAQEFVESTNVYAFMQEYGIDDYDELIERTTTEVDGVDESGVGWFWDELVDYLGIEFDEEYDEVRDDSESETRSVSAGASDEPASRGGPQFTDWYPGGKINIAHNVLDRHADLEAETRNRVACIWEGEDGEVREVTYHDLHRQSNKVANALEERGVETGDTVALYMPMVPEVVSILYGCFKVGAIVVPIFSGFGVEAAATRIEDSEPAVLFTGDGFYRRGDHVLLKESADEAIDEAGHVEHTIVVDRLGASDDDVDLEIPWTDRDEWWAEAVERQDDAYETASLPSDQESMLLYSSGTTGKPKGIVHTHAGALMQCAKEVYFGFDLKPSDRFFWVSDIGWMMGPWTLIGTHTFGGTTFMYEGAPDHPEPDRFWEMIDRHAITQFGISPTAIRALRKHGTRQTSSDEPSGSGEAGDDEWVEGHDLSSLRLLGSTGEPWDPESWQWFYENVGNEETPIINISGGTEICGCFLMPMPIQPLKPCTLGGPGLGMDVDIVDSSGESIADTNERGFLVARDSCPSMTKSLWSGDERYLEEYWSSWEDLWDHGDWAQKDEDGFWFLHGRADDALNVAGRKVGPAEIEGVLIDHDAVNQAAAVGVPDETTGTAVVAYVILEEGEEPSKELREELRAQVGEEHGKPFRPRELLFVDEFPKTQSGKVIRRAIEAAYTGEDLGDLSSLENPDALAALEEAS